Below is a genomic region from Tripterygium wilfordii isolate XIE 37 chromosome 12, ASM1340144v1, whole genome shotgun sequence.
CTTGTAGGAAAGACACTTATGGGGTGTTCTCTGAGCCAGTTGATCCAGAGGAGGTCTGTATTTTTTTGTGTATCCTGTTAATCTTTACATAAATGAATAAACTTTCTTACTTTGATGAGGAATTGACTTTTGGAACAGCTTCCGGATTACCATGACATTGTTGAGCACCCGATGGATTTTTCTACTGCGAGGAAAAAACTAGATGGGGGAGCTTATTCCTGCTTGGAACAATTCGAGGTTGGTTttgaaatatgtgttttgctATTTTGGGTGTGTGTAACCAATTTAAGGCACTGGAGTTCATATGTTTTATTTGTACCACTGAAGCAGGCAACATGAAACGTTTCCTTGTTCTTGTGGTGATGcagttttgtttaaataattaATGCAAGTTATCTAGTGGTTCTATACGTCTATTATTTGTTCTGGCCTCTGGGCAACCATTTACTAAGATTTAGGCCCTACTGGGTACTGGCATTACTTAAGTGATAGAAAATGCAGAATGCAGATTGCTGAAGCTGTGGGACACTCGTTGGCATCTCTGTCCATTTTTAGTTCTAGATGTGGAAGAATTTAAAATATCTTTAGACACATTCTCTGTTGCCATTCTGAATATTGGACTTTAAGATTGTATTGTAAATTGCACACATGAAAAGCAGAGTTTAGCACACATGAAAAGCAGAGTCTTACTTGTTTGGCAAGCCTTTTTAAAGTTGATAGAGCATGGAAtaaatggtttttctttttgtagcacGTGGGTGCGGTGGTGGTTGAGGAGCGATGAGCTTGTTTAGAAAAACATGTTGGTCTgtgaagttttgttttttaaaagcttCTGTTTGTTTCCTCTTTAAACCTTGAAATGCCCTCTTTAATTAACTGATTGAGGCCATCCTTTTGCCTTTAAGCTTACTTTTACAACTTTTCTCTGTGTTGTATTAACCAGCAAACTTTGGGATTCACTGCAACTTACTTGCATGGCATTTACAGTTATTGTTATTATGGTATCTAAAAACATGCTTGGTTTGTGGTACTGCTGCTTCCATACACTTTTTCAGTACTGGAGCACTTTTTGCTCTAATCATTTGCATTGATTTGTGCAGAAAGATGTTTTCCTGATCTGTTCCAATGCAATGCAGTACAATTCATCAGATACTATTTACTTTCGTCAGGTTTGGCATGATTTTCACAACGAAGTGTTGCTTCCATAGTTGGATTTGTGTTAATGTTCTGTTGAGATTTGTGATTATTGTTCCAGGCACGATCCATCCAGGAGCTGGCTAAGAAAGACTTCGAAAATTTGAGACAAGATAGTGATGATGGGGAACCACAGCCCAAAGTTGTCAGGAGGGGTAGGCCTCCTGGCAAGGGCATCAAAAAGTCACTTGAAAGATCTCTCTTTGACCGTGTTGGTCCAGAGTTTTCTTCAGATGCTACTCTTGCTTCTGGAGGAGATATTTCCAGCTGGTCTAATGGTTATAATCTAAGAAAATCTACTGCATCTAAGTCCCAGCCTGCTGATGCATCAGTCTGGCACTCTTATGGATCTCACAGTGGGGAAAACCATGCTACTTGGTCATCTGAATGGGAGAAGGAATTCCCAGGTGGGGGATTTTTGTTTATTCTGATCATCGCTGTTGCTTTTATCTTAGTTCTCTAGTTTGCCCAACTAATATTATTCTCTCGGCTTTTAGCTTCTGTTGTGAGGGCTGTGATGAAGTATGGGAAGAAACATTTTGCAGTTGATGAGAATAAGCGTGACACCTATAAGCATCCAGTGACTTCTGTGCCATCTGTTTGGACTACCTTTGATGGAGAACTGGATCAACTAGTTCCGGTATGTACCTTAAAAAACTTTGTTATGCTTATCctcatctttttctttctccagaATGGGAAGCTTGAATGTTTGATGATATAAGAAAATTGTTGGTTACTCTGACTTTGTCGTTGTTATCAGCTAgatgcttatatatatacatatatatgtatatgggtTATCTACAAGCTGTCTACTAGATGCTAGTATTATAAGATGGACACTTTTTAGCTGGAACCTTTTCTCATTATTTCCCTTTGTACTAATTATACATCTCTCAGTCATGGTtaaccttttttattttatttcttcaaaCATATCAGGTAGGTGTAGGTTTGGAGCATGGTCATGCCAGAAGTCTAGCTCGATTTGCGGCAGATCTTGGGCCTGCTGTATGGAAAGTTgcctcaaaaaaaattgagtctGTTTTGCCTTTCGGACTCGGGTATGGTCCTGGGTGGGTAGGAGAGGACAAGGCAGATGAATGCTTGGCATGTTTACCTTCTGAGAAGCAAAATGTCTTTGACAACCGCGTACCTAATGACCATGTAGGTGGACTTCCACCCTCTTGTGGAGCTAACTCAATTGTTGCAAGTAGATTCCTTTCGCAGACTAATCGAGACATGAAGGAAGGCGTCGCAGGACCAAGTTCCCAAGGCGAGTTAAATTCATTGGATGGCGGCCTTAATGGAATAAAACATGTAGGTGCTTTCCAGAATCAAGCGAAACCCGTGCTTCATTCCAATATGAATGGTTTTAGTGGTGGGTTTGGCCATAATTATTTATCTCCAACAGGGACGCTAAGAATTGAAACACCAACAGAAAAATCTAGTTTCGACTCCACTGCAGTGCCTTCTCATTCAACGTCTGGTAATGATTTTGCTTCAAGCAAAGCCAATTTGACTGGTAATTCTCGTGAATTACACTCTGGAAACTCATCAGCGGCGGGCTCTGGCTTTTCATTACAAACGGTACTACCCCATGCAGCAGCTGCTAAATCTTCGTGGCAGGGATTGTCACCGTGTGGTAAGCAGGATGCCCCTCCATTTTCTCCTGACCTAAACGCTGGGTTTCTGGCACCAGGATCACCCAGTTGTACAAATGTTCCCATTGGTTCGCCACAGCAGCCAGATTTAGCGTTGCAGCTATGAGAACATGGCTGTTCATGATCTCTTATAATTTGACATGGTAGATTCTCAGATTGAACATCGGTCGATGATGCCATTGGTTGTGGCATTGGAAATCTTAGGGAAATATTTCATCTGTACAGATCAATATATCATTATTCTTTCCTTTCCGAGGTTCAAAACCTCGCAATGTGTCGTAAATTTGTGTTCTTTAGATTGAGATATCCAGaatttttcattggaatttGATGCAACATGGGTAGTATAGAGTGTTTGTAGATTAATATTTGAATTCATACTACTATTTTTGAGCTGCCGACATTCTTAATGATAACTATGATTGACGGGAAGTGAACCGTCAGTGTCAAAACAGCCAAATCCAGCTGCCACGAAGGGTAAGAGCGTAAAATCATACTCATCGTCCAACCAGAACGTTTGAGTCTTCGAATTCAAAGAGAGCAGCGACCAGAGAGATGGCGCCTGCCCTTCGGAGTAGTGAGAGTGAGTAGAGAAAGAAAGCAAGGAGAGCGACTTCTGCATAAAAATCCATTAATGTGCTGCTTTATTAGTGTCTTCTCTCTCACCATATATATTTAGGACAAACCTACCGAGCTTCTCTCTTTTGCCCCCTCCCTTCGTGCCCTCTTTACCTATCATCTGCCACCGAAATCAGCCCAGAgctattttatttaaatttaattaaatccaaattgttttgttttctccGTGGAGGTTTTTTTGGTGGGTGGGTTGTATGTGTAGATACATATGGACATGGTTTATAAGGAGTGcttggtttttgggttttaCTGGTATTTCGGCGGGCTTTGCGAATTGAGATCTTAAAAGACTGTACATTGTGGGTGTTTTTGGGTTGgtttttttcccttccctttCTAGGGTTCTTTGATCTCTCTCCAGGTTCGGAGGGAAGAGAATTCGAAGCCCAtacctctcctctttctctctcgaaTTGGATTagactttttatttttctgggttGATTTGATTCCtttgagagaagagagagagcaaatGAGCTGCTTTTCCTGCTTAACTCCACATGGAAAGGATATAAAGGTCGATGTTGAAAGTAGGTCTCGCTGTGGTTCGTGTGATTCTGTTAATTCCTTAGGCTCGTTTTTTAATCTCCTGTCATGATTCACTAAAATGGGGTGTCCATGTTTTCGTTTGTTTATATTGATTTGTGGATTTTTGTTGTTGCAGGGAGTGGAAAAGGAAAGTCTAAGGTTGTAAGTGGTGGTAaggattttttttctccatgTATAGCATATTGTGTAAGAAAATGTAGCTGATGTggactttgtttctttttgttgaatTGAGTTTTTGTTCTGGTAGAGAATGAAAAGTTGAACGGCAATGGCCATGGAAAAAATAGCAGTCAAACAAGCGATGGTGGGGCGCGCAGCTTCCCATTTCGTGAGCTTGCAACGGCGACAAGGAACTTCAGGGAGGCCAATTTGATTGGTGAGGGGGGTTTTGGTAGGGTTTACAAAGGTCGCTTGGAATCTGGCCAGGCaatattcaacctttgtcacTTTAATTAGTGCATGTGCATGATAATCTCAACTGGTCTTGTAGGAATGTATACGGATCATGTTTACCGTTTATTGATTCCCTATATGATATATCACTGCTCTGTGGAAAGCTAGTCCATGTATGTAATGCCATTAGATGGAAGAATACTCTGTCATTATTATGTTTTTAATGTTCTCATTTGTCAGGGTAGTATGCTTTGTTAGCGTCTTCGAAATTTCGTTTTGGAATGTAAACAATGCCTTTATATGGAATAGATCAGTTGTACATTTGATGATGTACTCATTGTGGGTTTAACATGTACAACACCTCTCTAGATTGGAACGTTAATAACGTTTCTTGACGAGAGAATCTTCGTGTCAATTATTCGTTCTATTTTATTTGTGTTGACCGCTTTTATATATGGCTGGTTCTTGAAAGTATACTTTGTGAATTTTGGTAATTCCTTCTGTTATAAGAATATATTGTTGCCATTAtctttttaaaatatatgagaTTATGATTATCAGTTGCTTTTACTGTCCAGGTTGTTGCCATCAAACAACTTAATCGCGATGGTCTTCAAGGGTTTCATGAATTTATTGTGGAAGTTCTAATGTTGAGCCTCTTACACCATGTTAACCTTGTCACTTTGATTGGCTACTGCACTGCTGGGGATCAAAAACTTTTGGTTTACGAATACATGCCAATGGGTAGTTTGGAAGATCATCTTTTTGGTAAACTTCTCATGCATTTTCTTAGCTGAATTTTTCTTCCTTGCTGCCAAATGAAAGGAAATGAATGTTCGAGATATAGTTTATTTCTGTTAGAGGCCAATTGTACGAAATATGTCTGGTATGCCTGAGTTGTTAATTTATTGGTGGGTTCAACTAAAAGGATACGGTTAGACATGGAAAAATGGACCTCTGTTCTACTAGCTAGTAGCCTTTTGATTTCACTTGAGACAGGGTCATACATGAATGAGTAGGGCTGATTGCTCCTAACAATGGATTCATGTAGACGGCCCCAAACTGATTGGGACAAAGgctttgatgaagatgatgatgatttgtttGAGGTTTAGAATCCCATCAGCCAGCAGATGAGCTGCATGTCATTAGAAGATTGATATCCAGTGTTAGATCCCCATAACACAAGATGTTCACATTCTCTCATAAAACAGGTTGCTTTATTGGTTAAACATGCAGATTTATGCACCCGCAtaagtttctttttgtttatttctgttttttctttgttttcctgTAGATTATAGACAAAAAATTGTGCATTTTAATGTTTGATATGCTTTGGGTTGTATCATGTGATACAGTATTTGAATCCTAAGTTTTTATGTTCCACTCTGATGACTGATTTTGCTAGACATGTTAAACCTGGATTTCTGTAATGCTAGTAGTGTAATGAAAAACTTCTTATCAATTATTATCACATAGATGATAGATGTCTGCTTGGAATAGTCTTTTATGGTTATGTCTTTATGAGTGATTTGATATGCACCAAATATGCCTtctgaaaataatttattaatttggcGGGAGATTATAGATAGGTCTCATTTAAACTGATTTTACAAGATATGGGAAACCTGGATTTTTAATCCTTACTGAACTTTAAGAAAAAGACTACATGCTCTTGATGTTTTTCATCACCATGTATTAATTGCCTCAACCATATGCCAGGGTAGGATTGTCTCGTTTTAGTTAGATGGTCTTCAATTCATAGTTCATACTTCTAAAACTCTGCAATTTTATGCATCTTCAAAGTTGAACCGTCAACTACTATACATACTTCAAGCCATGCTACTGATTCGGGACTCTCATCTAAACGTAGTGATGGATGTGCGAGCAGCTCAGCGATTGCTTAGGTTGGCCAAATGTATGAGAATCAATGAGAGAGGTCAAATATATGTATTCTCAACCGCTGCTAGCAAGCAGTTATTGTGTATTTGCattgtttcaatttcttct
It encodes:
- the LOC120010456 gene encoding uncharacterized protein LOC120010456, which encodes MKGGRSKAETKSTKLAVNKKGQAGKKSGKAAKDPNKPKRPASAFFVFMEDFRETYKKEHPKNKSVAAVGKAGGDKWKSLSDAEKAPYVAKANKRKDEYEKNMKAYNKRQAEGPKEEEEAESEKSMSEVHDEDDDDEGSEDVCWNDTLLTLIMRMMSRDVLKGSSIVPVISTCMVEISGVQFCLHSFERPRAERGRRGSTPMGRLEEVPAPTMETKKRKKKGRPSLLDIQKRTLKQEQEQQQQLQRKSDSKNPNVFFDSIEIRNSRSTRRNPNPDRNSPTLEWIGGEDDEDERKEKKKKPLIGLNLQNHNLIHGAYGSNSDMDGETDLKRQRVGDGTPVSDAMGGRIWKATDTLHGSPVESGPTTPLPDKKLLVFILERLQKKDTYGVFSEPVDPEELPDYHDIVEHPMDFSTARKKLDGGAYSCLEQFEKDVFLICSNAMQYNSSDTIYFRQARSIQELAKKDFENLRQDSDDGEPQPKVVRRGRPPGKGIKKSLERSLFDRVGPEFSSDATLASGGDISSWSNGYNLRKSTASKSQPADASVWHSYGSHSGENHATWSSEWEKEFPASVVRAVMKYGKKHFAVDENKRDTYKHPVTSVPSVWTTFDGELDQLVPVGVGLEHGHARSLARFAADLGPAVWKVASKKIESVLPFGLGYGPGWVGEDKADECLACLPSEKQNVFDNRVPNDHVGGLPPSCGANSIVASRFLSQTNRDMKEGVAGPSSQGELNSLDGGLNGIKHVGAFQNQAKPVLHSNMNGFSGGFGHNYLSPTGTLRIETPTEKSSFDSTAVPSHSTSGNDFASSKANLTGNSRELHSGNSSAAGSGFSLQTVLPHAAAAKSSWQGLSPCGKQDAPPFSPDLNAGFLAPGSPSCTNVPIGSPQQPDLALQL